A genomic segment from Verrucomicrobiaceae bacterium encodes:
- the gspG gene encoding type II secretion system major pseudopilin GspG has translation MKTKHLPPSLLVRGFTLLEIMVVLLIIGLLLAVVAGGLTGLQTSGEMTATDAKVSGMRSMLLAYKTQGGSYPTQGQGLMALHRKPSDPAPKRWVQSIANEKDLNDAWDHPLQYRYPGTHNPTSFDIWSIGPDGQDGTGDEIGNW, from the coding sequence ATGAAAACCAAACACCTCCCCCCTTCCCTCCTCGTCCGTGGCTTCACCCTGCTGGAGATCATGGTCGTCCTCCTCATCATCGGACTCCTGCTCGCCGTCGTCGCGGGTGGCCTCACCGGTCTGCAAACCAGCGGTGAAATGACCGCCACAGATGCCAAAGTATCGGGCATGCGCTCCATGCTGCTCGCTTACAAAACCCAAGGCGGCAGCTACCCCACCCAGGGCCAGGGACTCATGGCTCTGCATCGTAAGCCCAGCGATCCCGCGCCGAAGCGCTGGGTGCAGTCCATCGCGAATGAAAAAGACCTCAATGACGCCTGGGATCACCCTCTGCAATACCGCTACCCCGGCACGCACAATCCCACCAGCTTCGACATCTGGTCCATCGGCCCCGATGGCCAAGACGGCACGGGAGATGAAATCGGTAACTGGTAA